The DNA region GATCAATCCACGACGGGTCGGACCAGACATGCCTTCTCCGATCTGGAGCAGATGTGCCGTACGAAGCGATGCTTGCATCGACCGCGCGGCGAATCGTCGTCCGAACGCAGGCGGGCCGATACCGCGAACGCAGTAGCCACGTCGGCGTTTTTGTCGGTGGCGGCCCGTAGGGTGCGAGGCATGGCCAGCATTCAACCGATCATCAGTACGCCGGACGTGCCCCGTCTGCAGAAGTTCTACGAGACGCTGCTCGGTGCCGAACAGATGCTCCGGCAGCCGGAGGACGGCCCGGTCTTCTACGTCGGGCTGCGGCACGGCGAGTCGGAGTTCGGCATTGTCAACGAGGAGGGGGACGAGCTGTCCGCGCCGTCACGGGTCCTGCTCAGCATCGACGTCGACGACGTGGACGCGCTGCTCGACCGGGTCGAGGCGGCCGGCGGCACGATCCTCGCTCCGCCGAACGACATGCCGTGGGGTCAGCGGGTGGCGCACCTCGCCGACCCCGACGGCAACCTGATCAACCTGACCCACCCGCTCTGACCACCGCACCAGTCAGTACAGCCAGATGAGGTCCAGCTCGTCGATGGTGGTGCCGACGTGGACCTCGGCCAGGAATCGGCGCATCAGGCTGCCCGGGTCGGCGGCGTCCTCGATCTGGATCAGCATGCCGCGTCCGCGCGCGACGACCGCGTCGAGCACGAGACGTTCGAGCTTCTCGGCGTTGACTGGGCCGGGCCGGCAGCCGCACGGAGCGCCGTACGCCCGGCCGCTGAGCGTCTGCAGGCAGGCGAGCCGACGGTCGCAGCCGGCGCAGGTCAGCAGCCCGTCGAGCGGAAACTCGGACC from Solwaraspora sp. WMMD791 includes:
- a CDS encoding VOC family protein; the encoded protein is MASIQPIISTPDVPRLQKFYETLLGAEQMLRQPEDGPVFYVGLRHGESEFGIVNEEGDELSAPSRVLLSIDVDDVDALLDRVEAAGGTILAPPNDMPWGQRVAHLADPDGNLINLTHPL